The following proteins are encoded in a genomic region of Dioscorea cayenensis subsp. rotundata cultivar TDr96_F1 chromosome 8, TDr96_F1_v2_PseudoChromosome.rev07_lg8_w22 25.fasta, whole genome shotgun sequence:
- the LOC120267231 gene encoding UDP-glucose:2-hydroxyflavanone C-glucosyltransferase-like, giving the protein MAFSGDQPPPHIAIIPSAGMGHLTPSCRLATTLATQGCHVSFVVIHPMVSNAESNSMTTFLSSFPSIHPIHVNVAPLTGSGDPFFLQFEAIRQSPHLILPLLNSSSPPITSFIVDIALASTFLPAITPTGISTYIFFTSSASMLAFFSYFPIHKVNKTAAATVGDVEVPGVSLVPMASVPMALHDPEELFTIQVLENARALVQANGVLINTFEALEPKALMALNDGVVVPGFPPVIAVGLLKQLSLKEKMGFPWLDEQPERSVLYVSFGSRTAMSVEYMRELGVGLVKSGAKFLWVIKMKKVDKEEEQVDLEQVLGEEMVERIKERGSMVVHGWVEQEEILKHGAVGGFLSHCGWNSVMEAALHGVPVLAWPRHGDQRVNAELVRRSGLGIWMEEWSWGGEGKVVKGEEIAERVKELMESPAVRSSVARMAAEAVKAVGEGRSSEKNLVEFIAKLKG; this is encoded by the exons ATGGCGTTCTCCGGCGACCAACCGCCACCTCACATCGCCATCATCCCAAGCGCCGGCATGGGCCATCTCACACCTTCATGCCGCCTAGCCACCACTCTCGCCACCCAAGGCTGCCATGTGTCCTTCGTCGTCATCCATCCTATGGTTTCCAACGCCGAGTCCAACTCCATGACCACCTTCTTGTCCAGCTTCCCCTCCATCCATCCCATCCACGTCAACGTCGCCCCACTCACCGGCTCCGGCGATCCATTCTTTCTCCAGTTTGAAGCCATTCGCCAGTCTCCTCACTTGATCCTCCCTCTTCTCAATTCATCTTCTCCACCAATTACTTCTTTCATCGTCGACATCGCTTTAGCTTCCACCTTCTTACCAGCCATTACTCCAACAGGGATCAGCACTTACATCTTCTTCACTTCCTCGGCTTCAATGCTCGCCTTCTTTTCCTACTTTCCAATTCACAAGGTTAATAAAACCGCAGCGGCAACTGTCGGTGATGTTGAAGTCCCTGGAGTGAGTCTTGTGCCGATGGCTTCAGTTC CAATGGCGTTGCATGATCCTGAGGAGCTTTTCACCATCCAAGTACTAGAGAATGCACGTGCTCTTGTGCAAGCTAATGGAGTATTGATCAACACCTTTGAAGCTCTAGAGCCAAAAGCACTCATGGCGCTCAATGATGGTGTTGTTGTGCCGGGATTTCCTCCGGTCATTGCTGTTGGACTATTGAAGCAACTCTCGTTGAAGGAAAAGATGGGTTTTCCCTGGCTTGACGAGCAGCCGGAGAGGTCGGTCCTATACGTGAGTTTTGGTAGCCGAACGGCGATGTCGGTGGAGTATATGAGAGAATTGGGAGTTGGATTGGTGAAGAGTGGAGCCAAGTTCTTGTGGGTGATTAAAATGAAGAAGGTGGACAAAGAGGAAGAGCAAGTGGATTTAGAGCAGGTCTTGGGAGAGGAGATGGTGGAGAGGATCAAGGAGAGAGGATCAATGGTGGTGCATGGGTGGGTGGAACAAGAGGAGATCTTGAAGCATGGAGCTGTGGGTGGGTTTCTGAGTCACTGTGGTTGGAACTCGGTGATGGAGGCTGCGCTGCATGGCGTGCCGGTGCTGGCGTGGCCACGGCACGGTGACCAAAGAGTGAACGCCGAGTTGGTGAGGAGGAGTGGGTTAGGGATTTGGATGGAGGAATGGAGCTGGGGAGGTGAAGGGAAGGTGGTGAAGGGGGAGGAGATTGCGGAGAGAGTAAAGGAGCTGATGGAGAGCCCGGCGGTGCGCTCGTCGGTGGCGAGGATGGCGGCGGAGGCGGTGAAGGCTGTTGGAGAGGGTAGAAGCTCTGAGAAAAACTTGGTTGAGTTCATTGCTAAGTTGAAGGGGTGA